In Epinephelus fuscoguttatus linkage group LG15, E.fuscoguttatus.final_Chr_v1, a genomic segment contains:
- the wls gene encoding protein wntless homolog isoform X1: MAGAIIENMSTKKLVIVGVILLLFQAFAFMVGGLIAPSPTTTMHYMATKCVDTVKHRQESKWFMPWGPNQCDKIRDFDEAMLKKIEANNIVFAVHIPLPNKEMSPWFQFMLVILQFDIAFKMYNQIEDGALATIDVGLAYRDDTVSEWTEMAHSFENRKLNCNFTTSKTFENEGRYYECDLLPFMEVGSVAHRYYLLNIRLPVNEKKKINVGIGEIKDIRFVSIHQNGGFTKVWFAMKTFLTPSILIIMIWYWRRITLMSRPPVLLEKVILALGISMTFINIPVEWFSIGFNWTWMLLFGDIRQGIFYSMLLSFWIIFCGEHLMETQFFAVLVVDRGEVTMCESCVPAIKIFPEPGLHPTKNSQDQTERNRFSVYWKQVGPIVFGSFCLFIFDMCERGVQLTNPFYSIWASDVGTELAMAFIIVAGICACLYFLFLCFMVFQVFRNISGKRMSLPAMSRARRLHYEGLIFRFKFLMLVTLACAAMTVIFFIISQVNEGHWHWGDYTVQVNSAFFTGIYGMWNLYVFAIMFLYAPSHKRYGDEQSSGQCITGDTGANSGEDIQLTTTITHVDGPTELYKMTGKEAQE; the protein is encoded by the exons CTCCCAGCCCCACCACGACGATGCACTACATGGCCACCAAGTGTGTGGACACAGTCAAGCATCGACAGGAATCAAAATGGTTCATGCCTTGGGGTCCCAACCAATGTGACAAGATCCGGGACTTTGATGAGGCCATGCTGAAGAAGATTGAGGCCAACAACATTGTATTTGCAGTGCACATTCCTCTGCCTAACAAGGAGATGAGCCCCTGGTTCCAGTTTATGCTGGTCATCCTGCAGTTTGACATCGCATTTAAGATGTACAACCAGATAG AGGATGGAGCATTGGCCACCATTGACGTGGGCCTGGCCTACAGGGACGACACAGTCAGTGAGTGGACAGAGATGGCTCACTCTTTTGAAAACAGGAAGCTCAACTGCAACTTCACTACCTCCAAG ACCTTTGAGAACGAGGGTCGGTACTATGAGTGTGACCTGCTGCCCTTCATGGAGGTTGGCAGCGTGGCCCATAGGTACTATCTTCTCAACATCCGCTTGCCCGTCAACGAAAAGAAGAAAATCAATGTGGGGATCGGAGAAATCAAAGACATACGTTTTGTT AGCATCCACCAGAATGGAGGCTTCACCAAAGTGTGGTTCGCCATGAAGACATTCCTCACACCCAGCATCCTCATCATCATGATTTGGTACTGGAGACGGATCACCCTCATGAGCAGACCTCCTGTGCTGCTGGAGAA GGTAATCCTCGCTCTGGGCATCTCAATGACGTTCATCAACATCCCAGTGGAGTGGTTCTCTATTGGCTTCAACTGGACCTGGATGCTGCTTTTTGGAGACATCCGGCAGGGCATCTTCTACTCAATGCTGCTCTCCTTCTGGATCATCTTCTGCGGGGAGCACCTCATG GAAACACAGTTCTTTGCAGTTTTGGTTGTGGACAGAGGAGAAGTGACGATGTGTGAGAGCTGTGTACCAGCCATCAAAATCTTCCCTGAACCTGGCCTTCATCCCACAAAAAACTCGCAG GACCAGACGGAGAGGAACCGATTCTCCGTCTACTGGAAGCAGGTCGGACCCATCGTCTTTGGCTCCTTCTGCCTCTTTATCTTTGACATGTGTGAGAG AGGGGTCCAGCTGACAAACCCTTTCTACAGCATCTGGGCGTCTGATGTAGGCACTGAGCTGGCT ATGGCATTCATTATTGTGGCGGGGATCTGTGCCTGTCTCTACTTCCTCTTTCTTTGCTTCATGGTTTTTCAAGTCTTTCGCAACATTAGCGGTAAGAGGATGTCCCTGCCCGCCATGTCCAGGGCCAGACGCCTGCACTATGAG GGTTTGATTTTCAGGTTCAAGTTCCTCATGTTGGTCACTCTGGCCTGTGCCGCCATGACTgtcatcttcttcatcatcagTCAG GTGAATGAGGGACACTGGCATTGGGGAGACTACACAGTGCAGGTTAACAGCGCCTTCTTCACTGGCATCTACGGCATGTGGAACCTGTACGTCTTCGCCATCATGTTCCTCTACGCGCCATCTCACAAACGTTATGGAGACGAGCAGTCGAGTGGTCAGTGCATCACTG gagacACCGGGGCAAACAGCGGAGAGGACATCCAGCTGACCACTACCATCACCCACGTCGATGGCCCCACTGAGCTCTACAAGATGACAGGCAAAGAGGCCCAGGAGTAG
- the wls gene encoding protein wntless homolog isoform X2, with product MAGAIIENMSTKKLVIVGVILLLFQAFAFMVGGLIAPSPTTTMHYMATKCVDTVKHRQESKWFMPWGPNQCDKIRDFDEAMLKKIEANNIVFAVHIPLPNKEMSPWFQFMLVILQFDIAFKMYNQIEDGALATIDVGLAYRDDTVSEWTEMAHSFENRKLNCNFTTSKTFENEGRYYECDLLPFMEVGSVAHRYYLLNIRLPVNEKKKINVGIGEIKDIRFVSIHQNGGFTKVWFAMKTFLTPSILIIMIWYWRRITLMSRPPVLLEKVILALGISMTFINIPVEWFSIGFNWTWMLLFGDIRQGIFYSMLLSFWIIFCGEHLMDQTERNRFSVYWKQVGPIVFGSFCLFIFDMCERGVQLTNPFYSIWASDVGTELAMAFIIVAGICACLYFLFLCFMVFQVFRNISGKRMSLPAMSRARRLHYEGLIFRFKFLMLVTLACAAMTVIFFIISQVNEGHWHWGDYTVQVNSAFFTGIYGMWNLYVFAIMFLYAPSHKRYGDEQSSGQCITGDTGANSGEDIQLTTTITHVDGPTELYKMTGKEAQE from the exons CTCCCAGCCCCACCACGACGATGCACTACATGGCCACCAAGTGTGTGGACACAGTCAAGCATCGACAGGAATCAAAATGGTTCATGCCTTGGGGTCCCAACCAATGTGACAAGATCCGGGACTTTGATGAGGCCATGCTGAAGAAGATTGAGGCCAACAACATTGTATTTGCAGTGCACATTCCTCTGCCTAACAAGGAGATGAGCCCCTGGTTCCAGTTTATGCTGGTCATCCTGCAGTTTGACATCGCATTTAAGATGTACAACCAGATAG AGGATGGAGCATTGGCCACCATTGACGTGGGCCTGGCCTACAGGGACGACACAGTCAGTGAGTGGACAGAGATGGCTCACTCTTTTGAAAACAGGAAGCTCAACTGCAACTTCACTACCTCCAAG ACCTTTGAGAACGAGGGTCGGTACTATGAGTGTGACCTGCTGCCCTTCATGGAGGTTGGCAGCGTGGCCCATAGGTACTATCTTCTCAACATCCGCTTGCCCGTCAACGAAAAGAAGAAAATCAATGTGGGGATCGGAGAAATCAAAGACATACGTTTTGTT AGCATCCACCAGAATGGAGGCTTCACCAAAGTGTGGTTCGCCATGAAGACATTCCTCACACCCAGCATCCTCATCATCATGATTTGGTACTGGAGACGGATCACCCTCATGAGCAGACCTCCTGTGCTGCTGGAGAA GGTAATCCTCGCTCTGGGCATCTCAATGACGTTCATCAACATCCCAGTGGAGTGGTTCTCTATTGGCTTCAACTGGACCTGGATGCTGCTTTTTGGAGACATCCGGCAGGGCATCTTCTACTCAATGCTGCTCTCCTTCTGGATCATCTTCTGCGGGGAGCACCTCATG GACCAGACGGAGAGGAACCGATTCTCCGTCTACTGGAAGCAGGTCGGACCCATCGTCTTTGGCTCCTTCTGCCTCTTTATCTTTGACATGTGTGAGAG AGGGGTCCAGCTGACAAACCCTTTCTACAGCATCTGGGCGTCTGATGTAGGCACTGAGCTGGCT ATGGCATTCATTATTGTGGCGGGGATCTGTGCCTGTCTCTACTTCCTCTTTCTTTGCTTCATGGTTTTTCAAGTCTTTCGCAACATTAGCGGTAAGAGGATGTCCCTGCCCGCCATGTCCAGGGCCAGACGCCTGCACTATGAG GGTTTGATTTTCAGGTTCAAGTTCCTCATGTTGGTCACTCTGGCCTGTGCCGCCATGACTgtcatcttcttcatcatcagTCAG GTGAATGAGGGACACTGGCATTGGGGAGACTACACAGTGCAGGTTAACAGCGCCTTCTTCACTGGCATCTACGGCATGTGGAACCTGTACGTCTTCGCCATCATGTTCCTCTACGCGCCATCTCACAAACGTTATGGAGACGAGCAGTCGAGTGGTCAGTGCATCACTG gagacACCGGGGCAAACAGCGGAGAGGACATCCAGCTGACCACTACCATCACCCACGTCGATGGCCCCACTGAGCTCTACAAGATGACAGGCAAAGAGGCCCAGGAGTAG